The segment tgagatcaatcCCCACATCCAGTTCGCGCTCAACAGGgagcctccttgagattctctctctccctctacccccaaccccatgctgtctctctctcaaataaattaagctttaaaaaataaaaatttaaaaacgaCACATTTGCAAAGCAACACCCATGCAGAGCTACCTTGTTCAGCAAgcaggcatctctctctctctaaagtgatAACCACACAGACTTGACAGCAAAGCAAGAACTGTTCTACTGGGAAGACGAACATTTGTGCTCCCTGGGAAGATTCTGGTCTCAGAGCCCTACAGGTGGTGACTATGCGAAGGATCCATCCTCTCCCACATTCACCTTGGATGAGCGACCCGACCACGCAGGAGCGCCGCCCTCAGGAAGAGCCTCCCCGACTTCCCCGTCAGAGGCGGACACAGCCCATGTCGCCCCTTACCATCCTCCTGCTACCCGCGTGCGTTCCAATCCTAAAACTCAGTTTACTGAATCGTCTAAGACAAGTTTCCTCCATGCCTCGGACATACGTTCCCAAGGCCCACGTGGAGGCAATGAAAGGAATTTTAACACGAAGGTTtttaatccagtttaaaaaatccttaaaacaatCTGCTCTTCAAAACATGAAATTGATTCGGGGTTTTTCTATTATTGTAACAAATTAGGCAAAACTGTATCTCATAATTGTTGAGGAAAAAGATAATGTATTAATTTTCCTATTAAATTCAAAAACTTGGTTGTAGAAGAGTTAACAGGGAAATCAACTTAGGAATCTCAGTGAACAAACACCAATGCaggtaaaatataaattcattacGTACATGTGCGAACCACCATGACCATGATGAACAAGGCCTGCAAGCCAAGAGTATAAAATTAAGGCAGCTACTTTATTCTGAACAAGAAAGTGGCATGAGGAACTCCGAGCATCGCCCCCACTAACAGGAGAGACCTCGCCCCCGACAGCACTCCCCACCCGGTTCTGGGAGAAGAGTGTCTTCTGTCTGGCCGGTCCTGTTGTCTCCTGTGACACCTTCTTTCAAGGCAGGCACCGCAGGGGCAGACGTCTGCTTATGGTCGAAGAAACAGGTCCGGACGGAGCAGCCCCGCACTTGAACAATTGGGGAGAGGACTCTCATTCGGGCTGATCTTGAATTAGGTAAAATGAACGTGGTTTGTCCACAGTCCCAGAGTTGCTTCCACgtaaaaatcacttttataatAAAGCTCCTTTCACTAAACACACCGATCGAATCACCTTGCCAAGAAAGCGCACCTAGCCCCACGTCTAGGGCGTAAGACGAGGAGGAAGGACAGGCTGAGCTGTGATTCAGGACATTCCCAAGGGCGAAGCGCCGCTAGGCTGTCTGCGCCAAAAACGCCACGTACCGCCCCCGAGCCTCGAACTGGTCAGCGGGCCGGTTGTACGCCGTCCACACGGGATCTCCCACGAACAGCCGCATGGCCTTCACGTAGTTCTAGAAAACAGACACACCGCATGTTAAACCCGCCTCCGAGATACGGTGCTGGCCGCGCACCTCGGCTACACGTTACCCCGCAGACCGCGGGTGTCGGCGGCCGGGGCCAGAAGCGCTCACGCTCAGACAGCAGCGCCTCTGCCGCGGGGGTTCGCTGCTGAAGCCCACTCTCTGTAACCCGCCGTCTGCGCGGACAAGCACGgacccgcccgcccgccgcccgccgcgctCCCGGCGGCGGCCTTCGCACCCTTCCTCACGCTCAGCGGGGCCCTCAGGCTGCTGGACACCAGGGAGGCCGGCGTGGCATCGCCCCTCGGAAGTGaaaacgaggggcgcctgggtggctccggcGCTGAggttctgccttgggctcaggtcacgatcccagggtcctgggatcgagccccgcatcgggctccctgctcagtgggaagcctgcttctccctctcccgctccccctgcttgtgttccctctctcgctgtctctctctgtcaaataaataaaatctcacagATAAATAGAAAGGTACAGAGCTTTCAACCCCGTTTTCGCTTGTAGGAACCTGTCCTATGCGCGCTCACACGTGACAAGTGACAAAGGCATGCGCTTCCGGATCCCGGCGCCAGTGACGACAGGAGGAGGCTGCACCGGCCCGCACGCCCGACATCGGCGATGCCCTCCCGGGCGGGCGCAGCGGGGCGCGGTCGGGCCGCCCGACGGAAGGGCTCCCGCCGGCCTCTCCCGGCCACTTCAAACAACTCAACAGCCGTCCTACCTTTTCATCCAGCGTGAAGCGGTGGTAGATGCCCGCGGGAAGAGTTATCAGGTCTCCTTTCTCCATGAAAATGCGGATCCACTTGTCCTCCTTATCTCGCACGTCGAAGTACCCGCTGCCGTCCAGGACGTAGCGGATCTCGTCGTCCAGGTGCAGGTGCTCCTCATAGAACGCCTTCCTCTGGGGACGGCGGAAACGGCGACTCAGACGGGCGTGCACGTGCGCACGGGCCCGCGACAGCCCGAGCGCCCCGAGACCAGTGAGGGGCAGCGTTCTCCGCAGCGGGAAGGTGACGACACGTCAGAGCGGGAGCTCGGGCAATCGGGAAGCCCGTCAGCAGACCAGCAGCGACACAGCACTTCCGTGTGCCGGCGACATTCTCAGTGCCCCACACAGAACAACTCAGGGCACTGGTCCTCCCCCCGCGACCCTCGAGGGAACGCGCACGGACAGGCCGGGCGCTCGCCCAACCTCACGCGGCTCAGCGGCGCAGTCAAGGCTCCCACGCACATCCAGGCTCCTGCTCCCATCCGCCGCACACGGCAGTCTCACGGGCCTCGCACGCACGCGCGCGGTGGTCACGGGCCTCGCGCTTGGTCGTCACGGGCCTCACACGTGCGCGCGCGCGGTCGTCACGGGCCTCGCGCGCGGGCATCACGGGCCTCACACGCGCTCGGTCGTC is part of the Neomonachus schauinslandi chromosome 10, ASM220157v2, whole genome shotgun sequence genome and harbors:
- the ADI1 gene encoding 1,2-dihydroxy-3-keto-5-methylthiopentene dioxygenase, yielding MVEAWYMDESADDPRRPHRAEPNRPVGLEQLRRLGVLYWKLDADKYENDPELEKIRKERNYSWMDIITICKDKLPNYEEKRKAFYEEHLHLDDEIRYVLDGSGYFDVRDKEDKWIRIFMEKGDLITLPAGIYHRFTLDEKNYVKAMRLFVGDPVWTAYNRPADQFEARGRYVAFLAQTA